From a region of the Geothrix sp. 21YS21S-2 genome:
- the aroF gene encoding 3-deoxy-7-phosphoheptulonate synthase gives MLILMEQGATAEQVRIVMAVLEGAGVRAYVQDSPAATSILAPNASRVLKTDRIEPLEGVSRVVPITSPFKLASADAAPGRTIVDVRGVKVGGRGLALMAGPCGVESREQLFTVARYVAESGTRLLRAGAHKPRTSPYAFQGLGQEGLELLIEARREFDLGIVTEATEVETFDAVERVADLVQIGARNMQNFALLKRAGRSGKPVLLKRGPAATLEEWLFAAEYVLSEGNRNVILCERGIRTWSAHARNTLDVSVIPAAKALTHLPVIADPSHATGRRDLVIPCARAAVAAGADGIIVETHCQPSQALSDGPQALLPLDFMQMAVQVTAIRELLVKDTAGATFCF, from the coding sequence ATGCTCATCCTCATGGAGCAGGGCGCGACGGCGGAACAGGTGCGGATCGTCATGGCCGTCCTGGAAGGGGCCGGGGTGCGGGCCTACGTCCAGGACTCGCCCGCGGCCACCAGCATCCTGGCCCCCAACGCCTCCCGGGTCCTCAAGACCGACCGCATCGAGCCCCTGGAGGGGGTGAGCCGGGTGGTGCCCATCACCTCCCCCTTCAAGCTGGCCTCGGCCGACGCCGCCCCGGGCCGCACCATCGTGGACGTGCGGGGCGTCAAGGTGGGCGGCCGCGGACTGGCCCTCATGGCCGGCCCCTGCGGCGTGGAGAGCCGCGAGCAACTGTTCACCGTGGCGCGCTACGTCGCCGAGAGCGGCACGCGGCTCCTGCGCGCCGGGGCCCACAAGCCGCGCACCAGCCCCTACGCCTTCCAGGGCCTGGGCCAGGAGGGCCTGGAGCTGCTGATCGAGGCCCGGCGGGAGTTCGACCTGGGCATCGTCACCGAGGCCACGGAAGTGGAGACCTTCGACGCCGTGGAACGCGTGGCCGACCTGGTGCAGATCGGCGCCCGAAACATGCAGAACTTCGCCCTCCTCAAGCGCGCCGGCCGTTCCGGAAAGCCGGTCCTCCTCAAGCGCGGCCCGGCCGCGACCCTGGAGGAGTGGCTCTTCGCAGCCGAGTACGTCCTGAGCGAAGGCAACCGCAACGTCATCCTCTGCGAGCGCGGCATCCGCACCTGGAGCGCCCACGCCCGCAACACCCTGGACGTCTCGGTCATCCCCGCCGCCAAGGCCCTCACCCACCTCCCCGTCATCGCCGACCCCAGCCACGCCACGGGCCGCCGGGACCTGGTGATCCCCTGCGCCCGGGCCGCCGTGGCCGCCGGCGCCGACGGGATCATCGTGGAGACCCACTGCCAGCCCTCCCAGGCCCTCAGCGACGGCCCCCAGGCGCTGCTGCCGCTGGATTTCATGCAGATGGCCGTGCAGGTCACGGCCATCCGGGAGCTGCTGGTGAAGGATACGGCCGGAGCCACCTTCTGCTTCTAG
- a CDS encoding class I SAM-dependent methyltransferase: MPEWFKDWFDQDYAAIYAGRGPEEAETAVAMALARAPGLASGPVLDLACGSGRHLAALRRTNDLAFGLDLSRDLLAMAPAELRPWLLRGDMRRLPVRGGSLAGICMWFTPFGYFSDEQNRALLQDLRRLLRPGGVLLLDYLNAFQVRANLVKEDEAMHHGLRVVSRRSLEGGRIIKRMDLTRIDTGATRRVTESVRLYDPGELVAMARECGLELVSEAGDYHGGAFEAASSPRWIGFLGRNGVDWGQ, encoded by the coding sequence GTGCCGGAATGGTTCAAGGACTGGTTCGACCAGGATTATGCGGCCATCTACGCCGGGCGCGGCCCCGAGGAGGCCGAGACGGCGGTGGCCATGGCCCTGGCGCGGGCCCCAGGCCTCGCCTCCGGGCCCGTCCTGGATCTGGCCTGCGGCTCGGGCCGGCACCTGGCGGCCCTGCGCCGCACCAATGACCTGGCCTTCGGCCTGGACCTCTCCAGGGACCTCCTGGCGATGGCGCCCGCAGAGCTCCGCCCCTGGCTCCTGCGGGGCGACATGCGGCGCCTGCCGGTGCGCGGGGGAAGCCTGGCGGGGATCTGCATGTGGTTCACGCCCTTCGGCTACTTCTCCGACGAGCAGAACCGGGCGCTGCTCCAGGACCTCCGCCGCCTCCTCCGCCCCGGAGGCGTGCTCCTGCTGGACTACCTCAACGCGTTCCAGGTGCGGGCCAACCTGGTGAAGGAGGACGAGGCCATGCACCACGGCCTGCGGGTGGTGAGCCGGCGGTCCCTGGAGGGCGGGCGCATCATCAAGCGCATGGACCTCACCCGCATCGACACCGGCGCCACGCGCCGGGTCACGGAATCCGTGCGCCTCTACGATCCGGGCGAGCTGGTGGCCATGGCCCGGGAATGCGGCCTGGAGCTGGTTTCCGAAGCAGGGGACTACCACGGCGGCGCGTTCGAGGCCGCCTCGTCGCCCCGCTGGATCGGCTTCCTCGGCCGGAATGGGGTAGACTGGGGTCAATAA
- the tpiA gene encoding triose-phosphate isomerase encodes MRMVVANWKMNHLRRDAEAFCAALLASYKPVDGVVAAIAPPFPLLPVVSRLVAGSAVRVYAQNAHAEAKGAYTGEVSMAMVMDAGCTGVLLGHSERRQYNGETEATLLPKLKAAAAQGLLPMLCVGETLAQRDADQTLDVLRGQLSILAQAPEGPLAVAYEPVWAIGTGRVATVEQIAEVHAFIRKELVTLMGGAGGDVPILYGGSVTPDNFPEILKVPHVAGGLVGGASLDPAKFLKLLEIAAL; translated from the coding sequence ATGAGAATGGTCGTCGCAAACTGGAAGATGAACCACCTGCGCAGGGACGCCGAGGCCTTCTGCGCCGCGCTCCTGGCCTCCTACAAGCCCGTGGACGGCGTCGTCGCCGCCATCGCCCCGCCCTTCCCCCTCCTCCCCGTGGTGAGCCGGCTCGTGGCCGGGAGCGCGGTGCGGGTCTACGCCCAGAACGCCCACGCCGAGGCCAAGGGCGCCTACACCGGCGAGGTCTCCATGGCCATGGTCATGGACGCCGGCTGCACCGGCGTGCTCCTGGGCCACAGCGAGCGCCGCCAGTACAACGGCGAGACCGAGGCCACCCTCCTGCCCAAGCTCAAGGCCGCCGCGGCCCAGGGCCTCCTGCCCATGCTCTGCGTGGGCGAGACCCTCGCCCAGCGGGACGCGGACCAGACCCTCGACGTCCTGCGCGGCCAGCTGTCCATCCTGGCCCAGGCCCCCGAAGGCCCCCTCGCCGTGGCCTACGAGCCCGTGTGGGCCATCGGCACCGGCCGCGTGGCCACGGTGGAGCAGATCGCCGAGGTGCACGCCTTCATCCGCAAGGAGCTGGTCACCCTCATGGGCGGGGCCGGCGGGGACGTGCCCATCCTCTACGGCGGCAGCGTCACCCCCGACAACTTCCCGGAGATCCTCAAGGTCCCCCACGTGGCCGGCGGCCTGGTGGGCGGCGCCAGCCTTGACCCTGCCAAGTTCCTCAAGCTGCTGGAGATCGCGGCCCTATAA
- a CDS encoding DUF1003 domain-containing protein, translating into MNDRKKGPAAQYRHDHPPVRNINEVAAQSMTLGQRVADRVATAVGSWPFIIVQSLLLCVWMAVNIYLAYMMRTHPGFLKAWDPYPFILLNLVLSFQAAYTGPVVMMSQNRQNEKDRLAAQNDYEINKKAEEEIEVILKHLVHQDNLILEATNRIEELQKALLSK; encoded by the coding sequence ATGAATGACAGGAAAAAGGGCCCGGCGGCCCAGTACCGCCACGATCACCCCCCGGTGCGCAACATCAACGAGGTGGCCGCCCAGTCCATGACCCTGGGCCAGCGGGTCGCCGACAGGGTCGCGACGGCGGTGGGGAGCTGGCCGTTCATCATCGTGCAGAGCCTCCTGCTCTGCGTCTGGATGGCGGTCAACATCTACCTGGCGTACATGATGCGCACCCACCCGGGCTTCCTGAAGGCCTGGGACCCCTACCCCTTCATCCTCCTGAACCTGGTGCTCAGCTTCCAGGCCGCGTACACGGGGCCGGTGGTGATGATGAGCCAGAACCGCCAGAACGAGAAGGACCGCCTGGCGGCGCAGAACGACTACGAGATCAACAAGAAGGCGGAGGAGGAGATCGAGGTGATCCTCAAGCACCTGGTGCACCAGGACAACCTCATCCTCGAAGCCACGAACCGCATCGAGGAGCTGCAGAAGGCGCTGCTTTCGAAGTGA
- a CDS encoding pitrilysin family protein: MTYALRALGRSTLLLAAGALVAQVPQLPRIPFETFTLANGLRVVVHEDHKAPIVAVNIWYHVGSKNEKPGKTGFAHLFEHLMFNGSENQNTDYFKVLEKLGATDMNGTTNSDRTNYFQNVPTSALDTVLWMESDRMGHLLGAIDKARLDEQRGVVQNEKRQGENQPYGKTYEALTKGTYPVGHPYSWTVIGSMDDLNAASLDDVKAWFQAYYGPNNAVLVLAGDIDLKTAKEKAELYFGSFKANPPIDRPKVWVPRMTGERRQVMQDRVPQAMLAMVWNTPELGNVEGEQLSLLTGVLGGGRTSRLYRRLVEKEQLATNVFAYANAQEISGQVSLRIIARPGADLGKIERIAKEELARLVAEGPAPDELARLRARQQSSYIQSLERIGGFGGKSDMLASGLALADDPELRYKSATRMLGYTAADIQAAGRKWLGDGVFILEVHPYVEPKAAAKDADRSKVPAPGAVPALKLPAFQRATLSNGLKVVLAERHEAPVVQLELMLEGGSAADAQLPSGPGTVSTTLAMLDEGTKTRTVKEIREQFELLGATYGAGAGTNQAFVFLGALKANLDASLAVWSDVVMNPVFPATTLERVKKERLAAIAQQKNSPEGLRSRLLGPVLYGSRHPYGSPSSGTEARVAALKQDDLKAYHQAWFKPGGATLLVGGDITMAELLPRLEKNLGVWPKGAAPKVVVPPAPNPAATTLYLVHKPGAIQSAINLVATAAPRSEADEPAVGAMQAVLGGMFTSRVNMNLREDKHWTYGAFAGVMDTRTVRTFYAGASVQTDRTAESVAELEKEMKGILGAVPVTEAELAMAKDNLTLSLPGQYETVRALVGGMQEIVAWNLKDDYFQSYVGRVNQLKAEDLMKAARKIIPAQGRTYIIVGDRTKVEQPLRDLKLGEVKVLDADGNPEVVK, from the coding sequence ATGACGTACGCCCTGCGCGCCCTAGGACGTTCCACCCTGCTGCTCGCCGCCGGCGCCCTGGTGGCGCAGGTTCCCCAGCTCCCCCGGATCCCCTTCGAGACCTTCACGCTGGCCAACGGCCTCCGGGTGGTGGTCCACGAAGACCACAAGGCCCCCATCGTCGCCGTGAACATCTGGTACCACGTGGGTTCCAAGAACGAGAAGCCCGGCAAGACCGGCTTCGCCCACCTGTTCGAGCACCTGATGTTCAACGGCAGCGAGAACCAGAACACCGACTACTTCAAGGTGCTGGAGAAGCTCGGCGCCACCGACATGAACGGCACCACCAACTCGGACCGCACCAACTACTTCCAGAACGTCCCCACCAGCGCGCTGGACACGGTGCTGTGGATGGAGTCGGACCGCATGGGCCACCTCCTGGGCGCCATCGACAAGGCCCGCCTGGACGAGCAGCGGGGCGTCGTGCAGAACGAGAAGCGGCAGGGCGAGAACCAGCCCTACGGCAAGACCTATGAGGCCCTCACCAAGGGCACCTACCCGGTGGGCCACCCCTACAGCTGGACGGTGATCGGCTCCATGGACGACCTCAATGCCGCCAGCCTGGACGACGTGAAGGCTTGGTTCCAGGCCTACTACGGCCCCAACAATGCCGTGCTGGTCCTGGCGGGGGACATCGACCTGAAGACGGCCAAGGAAAAGGCCGAGCTGTACTTCGGCTCCTTCAAGGCCAATCCGCCCATCGACCGCCCGAAGGTCTGGGTCCCCCGCATGACCGGCGAGCGGCGCCAGGTGATGCAGGACCGCGTGCCCCAGGCCATGCTGGCCATGGTCTGGAACACCCCCGAGCTGGGGAACGTGGAAGGCGAGCAGCTGAGCCTCCTCACCGGCGTGCTGGGCGGCGGGCGCACCTCCCGCCTGTACCGCCGGCTGGTGGAGAAGGAGCAGCTGGCCACCAACGTCTTCGCCTATGCCAACGCCCAGGAGATCAGCGGCCAGGTAAGCCTGCGCATCATCGCCCGGCCCGGCGCGGACCTGGGGAAGATCGAGCGCATCGCCAAGGAGGAGTTGGCGCGCCTGGTGGCCGAGGGCCCCGCCCCCGACGAGCTGGCCCGCCTGCGGGCGCGGCAGCAGTCCAGCTACATCCAGAGCCTGGAGCGCATCGGCGGGTTCGGCGGCAAGTCCGACATGCTCGCCTCCGGCCTCGCCCTGGCCGACGACCCCGAGCTGCGGTACAAGTCCGCCACCCGCATGCTGGGCTACACCGCCGCCGACATCCAGGCCGCGGGCCGGAAGTGGCTCGGCGACGGCGTCTTCATCCTGGAAGTGCACCCCTATGTGGAACCGAAGGCCGCCGCCAAGGACGCGGACCGCTCCAAGGTGCCCGCGCCCGGCGCCGTGCCGGCCCTGAAGCTCCCCGCCTTCCAGCGGGCCACCCTCTCCAACGGCCTCAAGGTCGTGCTCGCCGAGCGCCACGAGGCGCCCGTGGTGCAGCTCGAGCTGATGCTGGAAGGCGGCTCCGCCGCCGACGCCCAGCTCCCCAGCGGGCCCGGCACCGTCTCCACCACCCTGGCGATGCTGGACGAGGGCACGAAGACCCGCACCGTAAAGGAGATCCGCGAACAGTTCGAGCTCCTGGGCGCCACCTACGGCGCGGGCGCGGGCACCAACCAGGCCTTCGTCTTCCTGGGCGCCCTCAAGGCCAACCTCGACGCGTCCCTGGCGGTGTGGTCCGACGTGGTGATGAACCCCGTCTTCCCGGCCACCACGCTTGAGCGGGTCAAGAAGGAGCGCCTCGCGGCCATCGCGCAGCAGAAGAACAGCCCCGAGGGCCTTCGTTCCCGCCTCCTGGGCCCGGTGCTGTACGGCTCCAGGCACCCCTACGGGAGCCCCTCCTCGGGCACCGAGGCGCGCGTGGCGGCCCTCAAGCAGGACGACCTGAAGGCGTATCACCAGGCCTGGTTCAAGCCCGGCGGCGCCACCCTCCTGGTGGGCGGCGACATCACCATGGCCGAGCTCCTGCCGCGGCTCGAGAAGAACCTGGGCGTCTGGCCCAAGGGCGCCGCGCCCAAGGTCGTCGTGCCCCCGGCCCCCAACCCCGCGGCCACGACGCTCTACCTGGTGCACAAGCCCGGCGCCATCCAGTCCGCCATCAACCTGGTGGCCACCGCCGCGCCCCGGAGCGAGGCGGACGAGCCCGCCGTGGGCGCCATGCAGGCGGTGCTGGGCGGGATGTTCACCTCCCGCGTGAACATGAACCTGCGCGAGGACAAGCACTGGACCTACGGCGCCTTCGCCGGCGTCATGGACACCCGCACCGTGCGCACCTTCTACGCCGGCGCCTCGGTGCAGACCGACAGGACCGCCGAATCCGTGGCGGAGCTGGAGAAGGAGATGAAGGGGATCCTGGGCGCCGTCCCGGTCACCGAGGCCGAACTGGCCATGGCCAAGGACAACCTCACCCTGAGCCTCCCCGGCCAGTACGAGACCGTGCGCGCGCTGGTGGGCGGCATGCAGGAGATCGTCGCCTGGAACCTGAAGGACGACTACTTCCAGTCCTACGTGGGCCGGGTCAACCAGCTCAAGGCCGAGGACCTGATGAAGGCCGCCCGCAAGATCATCCCCGCCCAGGGCCGCACCTACATCATCGTGGGCGACCGGACCAAGGTCGAGCAGCCCCTGCGCGACCTGAAGCTCGGCGAGGTGAAGGTGCTGGACGCCGACGGCAACCCCGAAGTGGTGAAGTAG
- the rbfA gene encoding 30S ribosome-binding factor RbfA, with amino-acid sequence MLRPQQIEDQLQFMLSTLIQRELRDPDLGFLTLTAVRITGDRSIARVYYTVLGDDAQLDRSRKALGRAAGFLRTHLAKHLKMRRVPELQFFPDATLEEGNKIEAIFQKIKEEEAARPPVPEDESVPSPAAGEEA; translated from the coding sequence ATGCTCCGCCCCCAACAGATCGAAGACCAACTCCAGTTCATGCTCTCCACCCTCATCCAGCGGGAACTCCGGGATCCCGACCTGGGGTTCCTGACCCTCACGGCCGTGCGCATCACCGGGGACCGCAGCATCGCCCGGGTCTACTACACCGTCCTGGGCGACGACGCCCAGCTGGACCGCTCGCGCAAGGCCCTGGGCCGCGCCGCGGGCTTCCTGCGCACCCACCTGGCCAAGCACCTCAAGATGCGCCGCGTGCCCGAGCTGCAGTTCTTCCCGGACGCCACCCTGGAGGAGGGCAACAAGATCGAGGCCATCTTCCAGAAGATCAAGGAGGAGGAGGCGGCGCGTCCTCCCGTGCCCGAGGATGAGTCCGTGCCTTCTCCCGCGGCCGGGGAAGAGGCTTGA
- a CDS encoding zf-TFIIB domain-containing protein — MEAATLNCRSCGAAVGENDVQCPYCRSQLATVACPRCLGMVSVHAAHCSRCGAQVTRHEAALTDLACPACKAKLVHTSVGDAHLDSCNACGGVWVAQKEFERIAGGREERGGVLGALPGEGPRGPIQAEEIRYRPCALCGKFMNRVNYARNSGVILDACKDHGLWFDRDELRRVLAFIEAGGLDKNREREIRDLEEKRRNSAPEAPRSILMADAGEAHGFSSPGLEAVVRGLFGLSRWL; from the coding sequence ATGGAAGCAGCGACCCTGAACTGCCGATCCTGCGGGGCCGCCGTGGGGGAGAACGACGTCCAGTGCCCCTACTGCCGGAGCCAGCTGGCCACCGTCGCCTGCCCCCGGTGCCTGGGCATGGTCTCGGTGCACGCCGCGCACTGCTCCCGGTGCGGCGCCCAGGTCACTCGCCACGAGGCCGCCCTCACCGACCTGGCCTGCCCGGCCTGCAAGGCCAAGCTTGTCCATACTTCCGTAGGGGACGCGCACCTGGACTCCTGCAACGCCTGCGGCGGGGTCTGGGTGGCCCAGAAGGAGTTCGAGCGCATCGCCGGAGGCCGGGAGGAGCGGGGCGGCGTGCTGGGCGCCCTGCCCGGGGAGGGGCCCCGGGGGCCCATCCAGGCCGAGGAGATCCGCTACCGCCCCTGCGCCCTGTGCGGGAAGTTCATGAACCGGGTCAACTACGCCCGCAACTCCGGGGTGATCCTGGACGCGTGCAAGGACCACGGCCTCTGGTTCGACCGGGACGAGCTGCGCCGGGTGCTGGCGTTCATCGAGGCCGGCGGCCTGGACAAGAACCGGGAGCGCGAGATCCGGGACCTGGAGGAGAAGCGCCGGAACAGCGCCCCCGAGGCCCCCAGGAGCATCCTCATGGCCGACGCCGGCGAGGCCCACGGCTTCAGCAGCCCGGGGCTGGAGGCGGTCGTCCGGGGCCTGTTCGGCCTCTCCCGCTGGTTATAG
- the pgk gene encoding phosphoglycerate kinase — protein sequence MSFRTLRDIDVKGHRVFLRADLNVPIKEGVIKDATRITETLATLRHLLDGGASVVLCSHLGRPAGTGFEAEFSMAPVAAHLKGLGLDVRLASGVAGEAVEAEAAALKPGQVLLLENLRFDKGETKNKPEFAQALARLADTYVDDAFGASHRAHASVSGMVPFMPAGRAVAGFLMEKELKALGKVMTDPDKPLLAVMGGSKVSDKIDIIRHFFGKADAILIGGAMSFTFLKAQGIPIGKSLCEDDKLDLAKALLAEAAAAGTRLLIPSDHVVADAISADAECDITQDAAVPDGKLGLDIGPETVATYAGEIRKARTLLWNGPMGVFEIDAFASGTLTIAEEMADAADRGAFVVVGGGDSVSAANKAGVTKRLSHVSTGGGASLEFLSGMELPGVVALQ from the coding sequence ATGTCGTTCAGAACCCTCAGGGACATTGATGTCAAAGGCCACCGGGTCTTCCTCCGCGCGGACCTGAACGTCCCCATCAAGGAGGGCGTGATCAAGGACGCCACCCGCATCACCGAGACCCTGGCCACCCTCCGCCACCTCCTGGACGGCGGCGCCTCCGTGGTGCTCTGCTCCCACCTGGGCCGCCCCGCGGGCACCGGGTTCGAGGCGGAGTTCAGCATGGCGCCCGTGGCCGCGCACCTCAAGGGCCTGGGCCTGGACGTGCGCCTGGCCAGCGGCGTCGCGGGGGAGGCCGTGGAGGCCGAGGCCGCCGCGCTGAAGCCCGGCCAGGTGCTGCTCCTGGAGAACCTGCGCTTCGACAAGGGCGAGACCAAGAACAAGCCCGAGTTCGCCCAGGCTCTCGCCAGGCTGGCCGACACCTACGTGGACGACGCCTTCGGGGCCTCCCACCGCGCCCACGCCTCCGTGAGCGGCATGGTGCCCTTCATGCCCGCGGGCCGCGCCGTTGCGGGCTTCCTCATGGAGAAGGAGCTCAAGGCCCTGGGCAAGGTCATGACCGACCCGGACAAGCCCCTGCTGGCCGTCATGGGCGGCAGCAAGGTCTCCGACAAGATCGACATCATCCGCCACTTCTTCGGCAAGGCCGACGCCATCCTCATCGGCGGCGCCATGAGCTTCACCTTCCTCAAGGCCCAGGGCATCCCCATCGGGAAGAGCCTCTGCGAGGACGACAAGCTGGATCTGGCCAAGGCCCTCCTGGCCGAGGCCGCGGCCGCCGGCACCCGGCTCCTGATCCCCTCCGACCACGTGGTCGCCGACGCCATCTCCGCCGATGCCGAGTGCGACATCACCCAGGACGCCGCGGTGCCCGACGGGAAGCTGGGCCTGGACATCGGCCCCGAGACCGTCGCCACCTATGCCGGCGAGATCCGCAAGGCCCGCACCCTCCTGTGGAACGGCCCCATGGGCGTGTTCGAGATCGACGCCTTCGCCAGCGGCACGCTGACCATCGCCGAGGAGATGGCCGACGCCGCCGACCGGGGCGCCTTCGTGGTGGTGGGCGGCGGCGACAGCGTCTCCGCGGCCAACAAGGCCGGCGTCACGAAGCGCCTGAGCCACGTCTCCACCGGCGGGGGCGCGAGCCTCGAATTCCTCAGCGGCATGGAACTCCCGGGCGTCGTCGCCCTCCAATAG
- a CDS encoding prolyl oligopeptidase family serine peptidase has product MRLAALLLALPLLAEGYHAAPPAIRKVLDAPLPPSALVSPARDKVLLVNREAYPSIAVISEPLVKLAGVRVNPRSNAERSYTFYYVAYTLKDLGTGTEVKVDLPPGARAGMPSWNPSGTRFAFTRETATAVELWLGEAATGAVRRVDGLRLNPALGGAFTWMPGGEALLVKAVPENRGPAPDPGAKAPEPRIQSTTGLVVASSTYETRDVLKTPVDMDLFDHYTTSQLQVVPAAGGPARPVGRPGVIELAGPSPDGARLLVSRLHRPYSVIRDCSRFPRDVEVWDLQGRVLETVASLPLAEQVPIHGVPVGRRHFAWIPTEPATLTWVEALDGGNPAAKAEFRDRVLAEAPGAAPVELARTRARFAGLAWLVDGRRALLSDYDEDLHWTRTWILERRGGTKLLWDLSSDERYRAPGSPVYRALPSGHPVIQVVDGAIHLQGAGASPDGDRPFLDRLDLATLRTERLFRCDRVSFERFLTWLDVKAGRFLTQRESPTDYPNLQVRTLGRRVKAAEGEAAFASASAPCTRFANPVPELAAIRKRLVKYKRADGVDLSFTLYLPPGAKPGTPLPTILWAYPLDYAAAGAAGQVSGSDQRFTWISGASAVFLALQGYAVLMDAAMPVVGDPKTAYDTFLEQDEASAKAAIDKAVELGWTDRNRVGVAGHSHGALMTANFMAHSELFRAGVARSGAYNHTIRPFGFQNERRTLWQARDTYLKISPLWNADKVKKPLLLIHGEMDQNPGTVPYQTERLFEALRGLGATARVVMLPFESHGYQARESVEHTLWETVDWFDRHVKNAK; this is encoded by the coding sequence ATGCGACTGGCAGCCCTCCTCCTGGCCCTTCCGCTCCTGGCGGAGGGCTACCACGCCGCGCCCCCGGCGATCCGCAAGGTCCTCGACGCGCCCCTGCCGCCGTCGGCCCTGGTGAGTCCGGCCAGGGACAAGGTCCTCCTGGTGAACCGGGAGGCCTATCCGTCCATCGCCGTCATCTCCGAACCCTTGGTCAAGCTCGCCGGCGTGCGCGTGAACCCGCGCTCCAACGCCGAGCGCAGCTACACGTTCTACTACGTGGCCTACACCCTCAAGGACCTGGGGACCGGAACCGAAGTGAAGGTCGACCTGCCCCCCGGGGCCCGGGCCGGCATGCCCAGCTGGAATCCCTCCGGCACCCGCTTCGCGTTCACGCGGGAGACGGCCACCGCCGTGGAACTGTGGCTGGGCGAGGCCGCCACCGGCGCGGTGCGCCGCGTGGACGGGCTCCGGCTCAACCCCGCCCTGGGCGGCGCCTTCACCTGGATGCCCGGCGGGGAGGCCCTCCTGGTGAAGGCCGTGCCGGAAAACCGCGGTCCCGCGCCCGACCCCGGAGCCAAGGCCCCCGAGCCCCGCATCCAGAGCACCACGGGGCTCGTGGTGGCATCCAGCACCTACGAGACCCGCGACGTGCTGAAGACGCCCGTGGACATGGACCTCTTCGACCACTACACCACCAGCCAGCTCCAGGTGGTCCCCGCCGCGGGCGGCCCGGCCCGTCCCGTGGGGCGCCCCGGCGTCATCGAACTCGCCGGGCCTTCCCCGGACGGCGCGCGGCTCCTGGTGAGCCGCCTCCACCGGCCCTACTCCGTCATCCGCGACTGCTCCCGGTTCCCCCGGGACGTGGAGGTGTGGGACCTGCAGGGCAGGGTGCTGGAGACCGTCGCCAGCCTGCCCCTGGCCGAGCAGGTGCCCATCCACGGCGTCCCCGTGGGCCGGCGCCACTTCGCCTGGATTCCCACTGAACCCGCCACCCTGACCTGGGTGGAGGCCCTGGACGGGGGCAATCCCGCCGCCAAGGCCGAATTCCGGGACCGGGTCCTGGCGGAGGCCCCCGGCGCCGCGCCCGTGGAGCTGGCCCGCACCCGGGCCCGGTTCGCCGGCCTGGCCTGGTTGGTGGACGGGCGCCGCGCCCTCCTCTCCGACTACGACGAGGACCTCCACTGGACCCGCACCTGGATCCTGGAGCGCCGGGGCGGCACGAAGCTGCTGTGGGACCTGAGCTCCGACGAGCGCTACCGCGCCCCCGGCTCCCCCGTGTACCGGGCCCTGCCCAGCGGCCATCCCGTCATCCAGGTGGTGGACGGCGCCATCCATCTCCAGGGCGCGGGCGCCTCCCCGGACGGGGACCGGCCCTTCCTGGACCGGCTGGACCTGGCCACCCTGCGCACGGAGCGGCTCTTCCGCTGCGACCGGGTTTCCTTCGAGCGGTTCCTGACCTGGCTGGACGTCAAGGCCGGGCGGTTCCTCACCCAGCGGGAGTCCCCCACGGACTACCCCAACCTCCAGGTGCGCACCCTGGGCAGGCGCGTGAAGGCCGCCGAGGGCGAGGCGGCCTTCGCCTCCGCGAGCGCGCCCTGCACCCGCTTCGCGAACCCGGTGCCCGAGCTCGCGGCGATCCGGAAGCGTCTCGTGAAGTACAAGCGCGCCGACGGGGTCGATCTCTCCTTCACCCTCTACCTCCCGCCCGGCGCGAAGCCCGGCACCCCTCTGCCCACCATCCTCTGGGCCTACCCCCTGGACTACGCGGCCGCCGGCGCCGCCGGCCAGGTCTCGGGCAGCGACCAGCGCTTCACCTGGATCTCGGGCGCCTCCGCCGTCTTCCTGGCCCTGCAGGGCTACGCCGTCCTCATGGACGCCGCCATGCCCGTGGTGGGCGACCCGAAGACCGCCTACGACACCTTCCTGGAGCAGGACGAGGCCAGCGCCAAGGCCGCCATCGACAAGGCCGTGGAGCTGGGCTGGACGGACCGGAACCGCGTGGGCGTCGCCGGCCACAGCCACGGCGCGCTCATGACCGCCAACTTCATGGCGCACTCGGAGCTGTTCCGGGCCGGCGTGGCGCGCAGCGGCGCCTACAACCACACCATCCGCCCCTTCGGGTTCCAGAACGAGCGCCGCACCCTGTGGCAGGCCAGGGACACCTACCTGAAGATCAGCCCCCTGTGGAACGCCGACAAGGTCAAGAAGCCCCTCCTCCTCATCCACGGCGAGATGGACCAGAACCCCGGCACGGTGCCCTACCAGACCGAGCGGCTCTTCGAGGCGCTGCGGGGCCTGGGCGCCACCGCGCGGGTCGTCATGCTCCCCTTCGAGAGCCACGGCTACCAGGCCCGGGAGTCCGTGGAGCACACGCTCTGGGAGACCGTGGACTGGTTCGACCGCCACGTGAAGAACGCGAAGTAG